In the genome of Desulfobacteraceae bacterium, one region contains:
- the rplJ gene encoding 50S ribosomal protein L10 has product MKIDQKKQIVEEIRDKFARSKVVIVTDYKGLDVAAINDLRRKLREENVEYQVVKNTLLSIAAEGTDVAVIKERFKGPSAIALSYADPVGPAKILTKFADENKKFEIKFGAMGGKPLDLPGIKALSSLPSREVLLAQVLSAMNGVPTALVRALNDVPTRLVNVLRAIREQKEAA; this is encoded by the coding sequence TTGAAAATCGACCAGAAAAAACAGATCGTCGAAGAGATCAGGGACAAGTTCGCGCGCTCCAAGGTGGTCATCGTCACCGACTACAAGGGCCTGGATGTGGCTGCGATCAATGACCTGCGGCGGAAACTCCGTGAAGAAAACGTGGAGTATCAGGTCGTCAAGAACACGCTGCTTTCTATCGCAGCCGAGGGCACCGATGTTGCGGTGATCAAAGAGCGCTTCAAGGGCCCCAGCGCCATCGCCCTGAGCTACGCAGACCCCGTCGGGCCGGCCAAAATCCTCACCAAATTCGCCGATGAAAACAAGAAATTTGAAATCAAATTCGGCGCAATGGGGGGCAAGCCGCTTGACTTGCCGGGGATCAAGGCCCTGTCGTCCCTGCCGTCCCGGGAAGTCCTGTTGGCCCAGGTGCTGTCGGCCATGAACGGGGTGCCGACGGCGTTGGTGCGGGCCTTAAACGATGTGCCCACCCGCCTGGTGAATGTCCTGCGGGCCATCCGGGAACAAAAAGAAGCGGCCTAA
- the tuf gene encoding elongation factor Tu (EF-Tu; promotes GTP-dependent binding of aminoacyl-tRNA to the A-site of ribosomes during protein biosynthesis; when the tRNA anticodon matches the mRNA codon, GTP hydrolysis results; the inactive EF-Tu-GDP leaves the ribosome and release of GDP is promoted by elongation factor Ts; many prokaryotes have two copies of the gene encoding EF-Tu) produces EMVMPGDNVTISAELITPIAMEKELRFAIREGGRTVGAGVVAEIFE; encoded by the coding sequence GGAGATGGTGATGCCGGGGGACAACGTGACGATTTCAGCTGAGCTGATCACGCCGATCGCCATGGAAAAAGAGCTGCGGTTTGCGATCCGTGAAGGCGGCCGGACGGTCGGCGCCGGCGTGGTCGCCGAAATCTTCGAATAG
- the secE gene encoding preprotein translocase subunit SecE, producing the protein MGRLLRKKPAVKKKPEQQEQVNSTDASAEKSETPASKAALFADSELEVKRPAAPSKKLSFGAKTTAASQEKNILDKSLQFLREVKVELKKVTWPTRKQAVGSTVVVIVVVMIVSLFLGVVDMGLSSMIRAVLP; encoded by the coding sequence ATGGGACGGCTACTGCGGAAAAAACCAGCGGTAAAAAAGAAGCCGGAACAACAGGAGCAGGTCAATTCGACTGACGCCTCGGCGGAAAAGTCCGAGACGCCAGCCTCGAAGGCGGCGCTTTTCGCTGATTCGGAACTGGAAGTCAAGCGGCCGGCCGCGCCCTCAAAAAAACTCTCATTCGGCGCCAAGACCACCGCTGCCAGCCAAGAAAAGAACATTCTCGACAAATCGCTTCAATTCTTGCGCGAAGTAAAGGTCGAACTTAAAAAGGTCACCTGGCCGACCCGCAAGCAGGCGGTCGGCTCAACGGTCGTTGTCATCGTGGTGGTCATGATCGTCTCGTTGTTTCTCGGGGTCGTCGATATGGGGTTGTCCAGCATGATTCGGGCGGTCCTGCCATAG
- the rplL gene encoding 50S ribosomal protein L7/L12 has translation MADITRQDVIDFIANMTVLELSEMVKELEDKFGVSAAAPVAMMAAGPVEGAGAAAVEEEKTEFDIILLAAGDKKIQVIKEVRAITGLGLKDAKALVDEAPKPVKEAVAKEEAEKIKAQLEEAGAQVELK, from the coding sequence ATGGCGGACATTACAAGACAAGACGTGATCGATTTCATTGCCAACATGACCGTTCTGGAGCTCTCCGAAATGGTCAAGGAACTCGAAGACAAGTTCGGCGTTTCGGCGGCCGCACCGGTGGCCATGATGGCCGCCGGGCCGGTTGAAGGCGCCGGCGCCGCGGCGGTCGAGGAGGAAAAGACCGAGTTCGACATCATCCTGCTGGCTGCCGGGGACAAGAAGATCCAGGTCATCAAGGAAGTCCGGGCCATCACCGGACTGGGCCTGAAAGATGCCAAGGCGCTGGTGGATGAGGCGCCCAAACCGGTGAAGGAGGCCGTGGCCAAGGAAGAGGCCGAAAAAATCAAAGCGCAACTCGAGGAGGCCGGTGCTCAGGTCGAGTTGAAATAG
- the rplK gene encoding 50S ribosomal protein L11 → MAKKVMAQIKLQVTAGKANPSPPIGPALGQHGVNIMDFCKAFNARTANDEGMIIPVVITVYQDRSFTFITKTPPASVLLKKAAKIAKGSGDPKKTKVAKVTRKQVEEIAQQKMVDLNAYDLEAASKIVAGTARSMGIEIV, encoded by the coding sequence ATGGCAAAAAAGGTAATGGCTCAGATCAAGCTGCAGGTTACTGCCGGGAAAGCCAACCCATCTCCCCCGATCGGCCCTGCACTTGGGCAGCACGGCGTCAACATCATGGACTTTTGCAAGGCCTTCAACGCGCGCACCGCAAACGACGAGGGCATGATCATTCCCGTGGTGATCACCGTCTATCAGGATCGCAGCTTCACCTTCATCACCAAAACCCCGCCGGCTTCGGTGCTCTTGAAAAAAGCGGCCAAAATCGCCAAGGGCTCCGGCGACCCCAAAAAAACCAAGGTGGCCAAGGTGACCCGCAAGCAGGTGGAGGAAATCGCACAGCAGAAAATGGTGGACCTCAATGCTTATGATTTGGAGGCGGCCAGCAAGATTGTTGCTGGAACGGCGAGAAGCATGGGAATCGAGATCGTTTGA
- the nusG gene encoding transcription termination/antitermination protein NusG has product MAFRWYIVHVYSGFEGKVKQSLEDRIATSPHPEKFKEVLLPTEEVVELVKGKRKTTSRKFYPGYILVRMELDEETWHIVNDTAKVTGFLGGKKPTPISDEEAEQILNRMEAGKLKPQPKYLFEPGDEIRVIDGPFNNFSGTVEDVNPEKGKIKVLVSIFGRSTPVELEFVQVTKL; this is encoded by the coding sequence GTGGCATTCAGATGGTACATCGTTCACGTTTATTCGGGTTTTGAGGGCAAGGTCAAGCAATCCCTCGAAGACCGCATCGCCACGTCGCCGCACCCTGAAAAATTCAAAGAAGTGCTGCTGCCGACGGAAGAGGTGGTGGAACTGGTAAAAGGCAAGCGCAAAACCACCTCGCGGAAATTCTACCCCGGCTATATCCTGGTGCGCATGGAGTTGGACGAGGAAACGTGGCACATCGTCAACGACACGGCGAAAGTCACGGGATTTCTGGGGGGAAAGAAGCCGACCCCCATTTCCGACGAGGAAGCCGAGCAAATCCTCAACCGGATGGAGGCCGGCAAGCTAAAGCCCCAGCCCAAGTATTTGTTCGAGCCGGGGGATGAGATCCGAGTGATCGACGGCCCCTTCAACAACTTCAGCGGAACCGTTGAAGATGTGAACCCCGAAAAGGGCAAGATAAAAGTTCTGGTCAGCATTTTTGGACGTTCTACGCCGGTAGAACTGGAGTTCGTTCAAGTCACCAAGCTGTAG
- the rpmG gene encoding 50S ribosomal protein L33, whose translation MRIIITLACSECKRRNYTTTKNKRTTPDKLEFKKYCRFCKQHTLHKETK comes from the coding sequence GTGCGAATTATCATTACCTTGGCGTGTTCGGAGTGCAAGCGCCGCAACTATACCACCACCAAAAACAAGCGGACCACTCCCGACAAGCTCGAGTTCAAAAAGTACTGCAGGTTCTGCAAACAGCATACCCTGCACAAGGAAACCAAGTAG
- the rplA gene encoding 50S ribosomal protein L1: protein MPKRGKKYSNNMAKIDGSKRYDFSEAVQLAIDASYAKFDETIDVAVRLGVDPRHADQMVRGTVVLPNGLGKEVRVLVFAKGEKEKEAADAGADHVGNEDLIEKIKGGWLDFDKAVATPDMMGAVGKIGRLLGPRGLMPNAKTGTVTFDVAKAVNELKAGKIDFRVEKAGIVHAPMGKVSFGVQKILENLAAFLETIMRIKPASAKGTYLRTIAVSTTMGPGIKIDSGFVKDLIK, encoded by the coding sequence ATGCCGAAGCGCGGTAAGAAATATTCGAACAACATGGCCAAGATCGACGGCAGCAAGCGTTACGATTTCTCCGAAGCGGTCCAGTTGGCCATTGACGCCTCCTACGCCAAATTTGACGAAACCATCGATGTCGCGGTCCGTCTGGGGGTTGACCCCCGCCACGCCGACCAGATGGTGCGCGGCACGGTCGTTTTGCCCAACGGTTTGGGCAAGGAAGTCCGGGTCCTGGTGTTTGCTAAAGGCGAGAAAGAAAAAGAAGCCGCTGACGCGGGCGCCGACCATGTGGGCAACGAGGATTTGATAGAAAAAATCAAGGGCGGCTGGCTCGATTTCGACAAGGCCGTGGCGACCCCCGACATGATGGGCGCCGTCGGAAAAATCGGCCGGCTGCTGGGGCCGCGGGGGTTGATGCCCAATGCCAAGACCGGCACCGTGACCTTCGATGTCGCCAAGGCCGTGAACGAGCTCAAGGCCGGTAAAATCGATTTTCGGGTGGAAAAGGCCGGCATCGTTCACGCCCCCATGGGCAAGGTTTCCTTCGGGGTCCAGAAGATCCTTGAAAATCTGGCGGCCTTTCTGGAGACCATCATGCGGATCAAGCCGGCCTCGGCCAAAGGCACCTATTTGAGGACCATTGCGGTGTCGACCACCATGGGCCCCGGCATCAAAATCGATTCCGGCTTTGTTAAAGATCTGATCAAATAG